The Thermosynechococcus sp. genome has a segment encoding these proteins:
- the argH gene encoding argininosuccinate lyase, which translates to MTAQPQPWSQRFEQALHPAIARFNASIGFDIRLIEYDLTGSQAHARMLAKTGIIAPEEAETLIQGLEQIRQEYRAGQFTPGIEAEDVHFAVERRLTELVGDVGKKLHTARSRNDQVGTDVRLYLRSEIDQILQQLQQWQRTLLDLAQSHVETLIPGYTHLQRAQPLSLAHHLLAYVEMAERDVERLRQIRERVNVSPLGAGALAGTTFPIDRHYTAELLGFREPYRNSLDAVSDRDFAIEFLCAASLIMVHLSRLAEEIILWASEEFAFVRLTDSCATGSSIMPQKKNPDVAELVRGKTGRVFGHLQALLVMMKGLPLAYNKDLQEDKEALFDAVDTVRACLEAMTILMAEGVVFQTERLAMAVEEDFANATDVADYLASKGVPFREAYHLVGQVVKTCLAQGKLLKDLTLEEWQALHPAFGADIYERIAPRQVVAARNSYGGTGFDQVRQALAAARDRLNDF; encoded by the coding sequence GTGACTGCCCAACCCCAGCCTTGGAGCCAACGCTTTGAACAAGCCCTGCACCCGGCGATCGCCCGCTTTAATGCCAGTATTGGTTTTGACATTCGCCTCATTGAATACGATCTCACCGGCTCTCAGGCCCATGCCCGCATGCTGGCAAAAACGGGAATTATTGCGCCAGAGGAAGCAGAAACGCTGATCCAAGGCCTAGAACAAATTCGCCAAGAATACCGAGCCGGCCAGTTTACCCCTGGCATTGAAGCCGAAGATGTGCACTTTGCGGTCGAACGCCGCCTCACAGAACTTGTTGGCGATGTCGGTAAGAAGCTCCACACGGCGCGATCGCGCAACGATCAGGTGGGCACCGATGTTCGCCTCTATTTGCGCTCAGAAATTGACCAAATTCTTCAACAACTGCAGCAGTGGCAGCGCACCCTGCTAGATCTTGCGCAATCCCATGTGGAAACCCTCATCCCTGGCTACACCCACCTGCAACGGGCACAACCCCTGAGCCTGGCTCACCATCTGCTGGCCTATGTGGAAATGGCAGAGCGGGACGTTGAGCGACTGCGGCAAATTCGGGAGCGGGTGAACGTCTCTCCCTTGGGGGCTGGGGCACTGGCGGGCACGACGTTCCCCATCGATCGCCACTACACAGCGGAATTGTTGGGCTTTCGGGAACCCTATCGCAACAGCCTCGATGCCGTCAGCGATCGCGATTTTGCCATTGAATTTCTCTGTGCCGCTAGCTTGATTATGGTGCATCTATCGCGGCTTGCGGAGGAGATCATTCTCTGGGCCTCCGAGGAATTTGCCTTTGTGCGGCTCACCGATAGCTGTGCCACCGGTTCTAGCATCATGCCCCAAAAGAAAAATCCTGACGTGGCGGAGTTGGTGCGGGGAAAAACGGGGCGAGTTTTTGGCCATTTGCAGGCCCTCTTGGTGATGATGAAGGGGCTACCCTTGGCCTACAACAAGGATCTGCAGGAAGATAAAGAAGCCCTTTTCGATGCCGTTGATACCGTGCGGGCCTGCCTAGAGGCAATGACGATCCTAATGGCCGAGGGAGTGGTGTTTCAAACCGAGCGTTTGGCAATGGCCGTCGAGGAGGATTTTGCCAATGCCACGGATGTGGCCGACTACTTGGCGAGCAAAGGGGTGCCCTTCCGCGAGGCCTATCATTTGGTGGGGCAAGTGGTGAAAACCTGTCTTGCCCAGGGGAAATTGCTCAAAGACCTCACCCTTGAGGAATGGCAGGCCTTGCATCCTGCCTTTGGAGCGGATATTTACGAGCGGATTGCACCGCGACAGGTGGTGGCTGCCCGCAATAGCTATGGGGGCACAGGCTTTGATCAGGTGCGCCAAGCCCTCGCTGCCGCTCGCGATCGCCTTAATGATTTTTAA
- a CDS encoding TldD/PmbA family protein: MTLDFSAAQQLSHQLFAALKPTEALFVEIASESSQFIRFNRARVRQIGTVEDTVVTLRLQVQQRTASTSFLYTGTADLAAALDYLAQLRSETVQLPVDPYLVPPTDTGSIQDTYLGRLPDPDSVVETLLKPVQDLDFVGIYSGGTIARGSFNSAGQAHWFATETFCVDYSLFTDTGKAVKNSYASTHWDTLTYETQIAGDRQQLAQLAQPPRQLPPGRYRTYFAPAAVAALVGMLSWGAVSEAAYRQGGSALAKLRTGVTLSPLFSLQEDFTSGTVPRFNSDGDIAPPYLSLIERGQLQTLLISRRTAQEYNLVANGANRQESLRSPLVLPGTLPEAEVLAALDTGLYVGNLHYLNWSDRPNGRITGMTRYACFWVEQGKIVAPIGDLRFDDSLYDFWGNNLEALTDTPIWIANTDTYERRSLGGITVPGMLVKAFQFTL, from the coding sequence ATGACCCTTGACTTTTCTGCTGCTCAGCAGCTTAGCCATCAGTTGTTTGCTGCCCTGAAACCGACAGAGGCGCTTTTCGTTGAAATTGCAAGTGAATCCAGCCAGTTTATTCGCTTCAATCGGGCACGGGTGCGTCAAATTGGCACCGTAGAAGATACGGTGGTGACCCTGCGGTTGCAAGTGCAGCAACGGACGGCGAGCACGTCCTTTCTCTATACGGGAACCGCAGATCTGGCGGCTGCCCTAGACTATTTGGCGCAATTGCGCTCAGAAACGGTTCAGCTCCCTGTGGATCCCTACCTAGTGCCACCAACGGATACGGGCTCTATTCAAGACACCTACCTTGGCCGCCTACCTGATCCTGACTCGGTTGTAGAAACCCTCCTCAAGCCCGTGCAAGACCTTGATTTTGTCGGCATTTATAGTGGCGGCACCATCGCTCGCGGTAGCTTTAACTCCGCGGGCCAGGCGCACTGGTTTGCCACGGAAACCTTTTGCGTGGATTATTCCCTCTTTACAGACACGGGCAAGGCAGTCAAAAATAGCTATGCCAGTACCCATTGGGACACTCTCACCTATGAAACCCAAATTGCCGGCGATCGCCAGCAGTTAGCCCAGTTGGCACAGCCGCCGCGCCAGTTGCCGCCAGGACGCTATCGCACCTACTTTGCGCCCGCTGCTGTCGCGGCACTAGTGGGGATGCTCTCCTGGGGAGCTGTCAGTGAGGCCGCCTATCGTCAAGGGGGCAGTGCCCTCGCCAAGTTACGGACAGGGGTTACTCTATCCCCCCTCTTCAGTTTGCAGGAGGACTTTACCAGCGGCACGGTGCCCCGCTTCAATAGCGATGGCGATATCGCTCCTCCCTACCTGTCTTTAATTGAGCGCGGCCAGTTGCAAACATTGCTCATTAGTCGGCGCACCGCTCAGGAATACAACCTTGTGGCCAATGGGGCCAACCGCCAAGAAAGCCTGCGATCGCCCCTGGTGCTCCCCGGCACTCTGCCGGAGGCCGAGGTGCTTGCTGCCCTCGATACCGGTCTGTATGTGGGCAACTTGCACTATCTCAACTGGAGCGATCGCCCCAATGGACGAATAACGGGCATGACCCGCTACGCCTGCTTTTGGGTAGAGCAGGGCAAAATCGTTGCCCCGATTGGCGATCTACGGTTTGACGACAGTCTGTATGACTTTTGGGGCAATAACCTAGAGGCCTTGACGGACACCCCGATTTGGATCGCCAATACCGATACCTACGAACGCCGCTCCCTTGGCGGCATTACGGTGCCGGGGATGCTTGTCAAGGCCTTTCAGTTTACCCTCTAG
- a CDS encoding OB-fold-containig protein — translation MLFHLIHTPYWIVLGMGILLFLTVIFGDVGNDEVELEGDANPWEVAVDVEEGISFLAILHWLGVGRAPLVLLLALDFSVLGLLGWFFNVLFYTLTGSWPGVVYSGVIAIAALLLALTIGGLSSRPLGQIFAQFSEDTSRDRLLGCSGHVSSAHIPRRGTGIGQVSVLDANRNRLLVPAVLPPWATVTPQHGQDVLIIDRQENEYIVVTKDSLDEATWLRQQGQSQITQIKDSEES, via the coding sequence ATGCTTTTTCACCTGATTCACACTCCCTACTGGATTGTCTTGGGTATGGGCATCCTACTTTTTTTGACGGTGATCTTTGGGGATGTGGGGAATGACGAGGTCGAGCTAGAGGGAGATGCCAATCCCTGGGAAGTGGCAGTCGATGTAGAGGAGGGCATCTCATTTCTGGCGATTCTCCATTGGTTGGGGGTGGGGAGAGCGCCCCTCGTCCTTTTACTCGCCTTAGACTTTAGCGTTTTGGGCCTGCTGGGCTGGTTTTTTAATGTCCTCTTTTACACTCTGACTGGTAGCTGGCCGGGGGTGGTGTATTCTGGCGTGATTGCGATCGCCGCACTCCTGTTGGCACTGACAATTGGGGGTCTGAGTTCGCGGCCTTTGGGACAGATTTTTGCGCAGTTTAGTGAAGATACCAGTCGCGATCGCCTACTGGGGTGCAGTGGTCACGTCAGTTCTGCCCATATTCCCCGCAGGGGTACGGGTATTGGTCAAGTAAGTGTTTTGGATGCCAATCGCAATCGGCTGCTTGTGCCAGCAGTGCTGCCGCCTTGGGCAACGGTCACCCCCCAGCATGGTCAGGACGTTTTAATTATCGATCGCCAAGAGAATGAGTACATCGTTGTAACCAAAGACAGCTTGGATGAAGCCACATGGTTACGCCAGCAAGGACAATCTCAGATCACCCAGATCAAGGACAGCGAAGAATCCTAG
- a CDS encoding thioredoxin family protein — MGAATAASGQRLRNFVIAVVAILISFALLAGLRSGNQPLTLAEQAKHATPWEEAQVNGKPTLLEFYANWCSTCRSMAKDLGELKAQYRDRVNFVMLNVDNPKWLPEIEQFNVDGIPHFVFLNRQLEPQAVAIGLQPKEVMAKNLEALSNNLPLPYGQLTGEMSQLPGPLARQRSDDPRSHGG, encoded by the coding sequence ATGGGAGCAGCAACGGCAGCCAGTGGTCAACGGCTACGGAATTTTGTGATTGCTGTTGTCGCCATTCTCATTAGTTTTGCCCTATTGGCTGGTTTACGCAGTGGCAATCAACCCCTCACCCTTGCCGAGCAAGCCAAACACGCCACCCCTTGGGAGGAGGCTCAAGTCAATGGCAAGCCCACACTTTTGGAGTTTTATGCCAACTGGTGCAGCACCTGTCGTTCAATGGCCAAGGATTTAGGGGAATTAAAGGCGCAATACCGCGATCGCGTGAACTTTGTCATGCTGAATGTGGACAACCCCAAGTGGCTACCAGAAATTGAGCAATTTAATGTGGATGGCATTCCCCACTTTGTCTTTCTGAATCGGCAATTGGAACCCCAAGCGGTGGCGATTGGCCTGCAACCCAAGGAAGTGATGGCCAAAAATCTTGAAGCCCTCAGCAATAACCTCCCCTTGCCCTATGGTCAACTGACGGGTGAAATGTCGCAACTCCCAGGTCCCCTCGCCCGTCAACGCAGTGATGATCCCCGTAGTCATGGGGGCTAG
- a CDS encoding transcriptional regulator produces MHPEDIKAELRKRGWNGSKIAQKLGVSRHCVSAVIRRRTRSAAIEQEIATLLSKPLYVVFPDYYSCQLPPKQRKSLGAEL; encoded by the coding sequence ATGCATCCTGAAGACATTAAAGCGGAGCTACGCAAGCGGGGCTGGAATGGTTCTAAAATCGCTCAAAAGCTAGGAGTTTCGCGTCATTGTGTCTCTGCAGTTATCCGCAGGCGTACCCGTTCAGCTGCCATTGAACAGGAAATTGCTACTCTCTTAAGCAAGCCCCTTTATGTTGTGTTTCCCGATTACTACAGTTGTCAATTGCCACCAAAGCAGAGAAAATCCCTAGGAGCCGAACTTTAG
- a CDS encoding diguanylate cyclase, whose translation MLGLKADLLAYIRAFPEPILLVDPGGQVLAANEAATLCWQEHGLILRGRNLAQLLQQPQTAVQTWLNRCQQSCRMLASAFDLGQRERAGSVIEGIGLNCEGKALILVRLAPASCQGEIQYLQQQVRRLEEELERQRAYVRQLQDQRQTLERQKQQLERLAEQDCLTALGNRRFFESAAARLWQQAHTYGYSLTFALLDVDYFKAYNDCYGHLAGDAVLQRVAQVLKASFRAEDVLARYGGEEFSLVLPQVSGELALAIVRRGLEGVRALQIRPAKGVNLPYLSLSAGLCYVALPLRESHWQSALAVADTALYQAKQQGRDRCFLLEWSS comes from the coding sequence ATGTTGGGCTTGAAAGCAGATTTGCTGGCTTATATACGGGCTTTTCCGGAACCAATTCTTCTAGTAGATCCTGGAGGGCAAGTACTGGCGGCTAACGAAGCGGCCACTCTGTGCTGGCAGGAGCATGGGTTGATCTTAAGGGGAAGGAATCTAGCCCAACTCCTGCAACAACCCCAGACTGCGGTGCAAACTTGGCTCAATCGCTGCCAACAGAGCTGTCGGATGCTAGCAAGTGCCTTTGACTTAGGGCAGCGAGAGCGGGCAGGGTCGGTTATTGAGGGCATTGGCTTGAATTGCGAAGGTAAAGCGTTGATCCTGGTGCGGCTTGCGCCCGCCTCCTGCCAAGGAGAAATACAGTACCTCCAGCAACAGGTTCGGCGCCTGGAAGAGGAACTCGAGCGGCAGCGGGCCTATGTGCGGCAATTGCAAGATCAGCGTCAGACCCTAGAGCGGCAAAAGCAACAATTGGAGCGATTGGCAGAGCAAGATTGCTTAACGGCGCTAGGGAATCGCCGGTTTTTCGAGTCGGCCGCAGCTCGCCTTTGGCAACAGGCCCACACCTACGGCTACTCTTTGACCTTTGCCCTCTTGGATGTGGATTATTTTAAGGCCTATAACGATTGCTACGGTCATTTGGCAGGAGATGCCGTATTGCAACGAGTGGCCCAGGTTCTCAAGGCTAGTTTTCGTGCCGAAGATGTTTTAGCTCGCTATGGGGGGGAAGAGTTTAGCCTAGTGCTGCCACAGGTCAGCGGCGAACTTGCGTTGGCCATTGTCCGGCGAGGACTAGAGGGGGTACGCGCTTTGCAGATTAGGCCAGCAAAAGGAGTAAACCTTCCCTATCTTAGCCTTAGTGCTGGCCTTTGTTATGTCGCGCTGCCTCTGAGGGAGAGCCATTGGCAATCTGCACTGGCTGTAGCTGATACTGCGCTTTATCAGGCCAAGCAGCAGGGACGCGATCGCTGTTTTCTTTTGGAATGGTCAAGCTAA
- a CDS encoding heme oxygenase (biliverdin-producing), with translation MTTSLATKLREGTKKAHTMAENVGFVRCFLKGTVEKSSYRKLVASLYHVYSAMEQEMERLKDHPIVGKIYFPELNRKSSLERDLTYYFGSNWREEIPPSPATQAYVARIHEVANTAPELLVAHSYTRYLGDLSGGQILKGIAERAMNLQDGEGTAFYRFESISDEKAFKQLYRQRLDELAVDEATAERIVDEANAAFGMNMKIFQELEGNLIKAIGQLLFNTLTRRKQRGSTELATAE, from the coding sequence ATGACGACGTCTCTAGCGACGAAATTGCGCGAAGGCACCAAAAAAGCCCATACCATGGCCGAGAATGTTGGCTTTGTGCGCTGCTTCCTCAAAGGCACCGTAGAAAAAAGCTCCTACCGCAAGCTCGTTGCCAGCCTCTATCACGTTTACAGCGCCATGGAACAGGAGATGGAGCGGCTCAAAGACCATCCCATTGTTGGCAAAATTTACTTTCCGGAGCTGAACCGCAAAAGCAGCCTTGAGCGAGATCTCACCTATTACTTTGGTTCCAATTGGCGCGAGGAAATTCCCCCCTCGCCAGCTACGCAGGCCTATGTAGCCCGCATCCACGAAGTGGCCAATACTGCCCCGGAACTCTTGGTGGCGCACTCCTACACCCGCTACCTAGGGGATCTTTCGGGCGGCCAAATTCTCAAGGGGATTGCTGAGCGGGCGATGAATTTGCAAGACGGTGAGGGCACCGCGTTTTATCGGTTTGAGTCCATTAGTGACGAAAAGGCCTTTAAGCAACTCTATCGCCAACGCCTCGATGAACTGGCGGTGGATGAGGCCACGGCAGAGCGGATTGTGGATGAGGCCAATGCTGCCTTTGGCATGAACATGAAGATCTTCCAAGAACTGGAGGGCAATCTGATTAAGGCCATTGGCCAATTGCTCTTTAATACGCTGACTCGGCGCAAACAGCGCGGCAGCACTGAACTGGCCACCGCCGAGTAA
- the aroF gene encoding 3-deoxy-7-phosphoheptulonate synthase, protein MIIVLRSGTPSEEIERVSSEMQSWGLTPEKIVGKHKVVIGLVGETAELDPLRIQEISPWIEQVLRVEQPFKRASREYRHGEPTEVVVPTPNGEVIFGEGHDVVVVAGPCSVENEAMILETAQRVKAAGAKFLRGGAYKPRTSPYAFQGHGESALELLAAAKAATGLGIITEVMDAADLDKIAEVADVLQIGARNMQNFSLLKRVGAQPKPILLKRGMSATIEEWLMAAEYILAAGNPNVILCERGIRTFDREYTRNTLDLAAVPVLRKLTHLPIMIDPSHGTGWAEFVPAMAKAAVAAGADALMIEVHPNPAKALSDGAQSLTPDQFDELMQALQRPLVSLSR, encoded by the coding sequence ATGATTATCGTTCTAAGAAGTGGCACCCCCAGTGAAGAAATTGAGCGGGTCAGCAGTGAAATGCAAAGTTGGGGATTGACCCCTGAAAAAATTGTTGGCAAGCATAAAGTGGTGATTGGCCTTGTCGGAGAAACGGCAGAACTCGATCCGCTGCGCATTCAAGAAATTAGCCCTTGGATTGAACAGGTTTTGCGGGTTGAGCAACCCTTCAAGCGAGCCAGCCGCGAGTATCGCCACGGTGAACCCACTGAAGTGGTGGTGCCAACGCCCAATGGAGAGGTTATTTTCGGCGAAGGCCATGATGTGGTGGTTGTGGCGGGGCCTTGCTCGGTTGAGAATGAGGCCATGATCCTTGAAACGGCGCAGCGGGTGAAAGCGGCGGGGGCCAAATTCCTGCGCGGCGGTGCCTACAAGCCCCGTACCTCCCCCTATGCCTTCCAGGGGCATGGCGAAAGTGCCCTTGAGCTGTTGGCGGCAGCAAAAGCAGCAACCGGTTTGGGCATTATTACCGAAGTGATGGACGCAGCGGATTTAGACAAAATTGCCGAAGTGGCCGATGTGCTGCAAATTGGTGCCCGCAATATGCAAAATTTTTCTCTCTTGAAGCGGGTGGGTGCCCAACCGAAACCCATCCTCCTCAAACGGGGCATGTCCGCCACTATTGAGGAATGGTTGATGGCTGCGGAGTACATTCTGGCGGCAGGCAATCCCAATGTCATTCTCTGCGAACGGGGCATTCGTACCTTTGACCGCGAATATACCCGCAATACCTTGGATTTAGCGGCGGTTCCCGTGCTGCGCAAGCTTACCCATCTACCGATTATGATTGACCCCAGTCATGGCACCGGCTGGGCAGAATTTGTGCCCGCCATGGCCAAAGCCGCTGTGGCCGCAGGCGCTGATGCTCTGATGATTGAGGTACACCCAAATCCAGCCAAGGCGCTTTCCGATGGTGCCCAATCCCTTACCCCGGATCAGTTTGACGAGTTGATGCAGGCGCTCCAACGCCCCCTTGTCAGTTTGAGCCGCTAG
- a CDS encoding TIGR03943 family putative permease subunit gives MGFSSSNSSFSPLQRLRVRRRWLQQEWWTVVALLLWGILFLQYGLQKRLGLLIHPNYFGLAIASGFLLVALSGWQGWRLWRGRGTPGQHVALLPARWTLPILIFAAVAGLLITPRPFNSATAIHRGLEDGLTVTRNSPVAFRLNQRPQERTLIDWIRTLDVYPEPDAYSGLPARIEGFAVHSPQLPQTYLTLSRFVITCCAADAYPVGLPVKLGRSRQAYPQDQWFRVEGRMTTETLNDRRQLVLVAETITPIPEPENPFMY, from the coding sequence ATGGGTTTTAGCTCCTCCAATTCCTCTTTTTCGCCGCTGCAACGGCTGAGGGTGCGCCGTCGCTGGCTACAGCAGGAGTGGTGGACGGTTGTGGCCCTCCTTCTCTGGGGAATTTTGTTTCTCCAATATGGGTTGCAGAAGCGACTGGGGTTACTGATTCATCCCAACTACTTTGGACTGGCGATCGCCAGTGGTTTTCTTTTAGTGGCTCTGAGTGGTTGGCAAGGGTGGCGGTTGTGGCGGGGCCGAGGGACACCTGGGCAACATGTTGCCCTCTTACCGGCCCGTTGGACACTCCCTATCCTCATTTTCGCAGCAGTGGCGGGCTTGCTGATTACGCCCCGTCCTTTCAATAGTGCGACGGCCATTCATCGCGGTCTCGAGGATGGCTTGACAGTGACCCGCAATAGTCCAGTGGCTTTTCGCCTCAATCAACGGCCACAGGAGCGCACACTCATTGACTGGATTCGCACCCTTGACGTCTATCCCGAACCCGATGCCTATAGCGGGCTACCCGCTCGCATTGAGGGATTTGCTGTCCATAGTCCCCAACTGCCACAGACCTATCTCACCCTCAGCCGCTTTGTGATTACCTGTTGTGCAGCGGATGCCTATCCGGTGGGACTGCCGGTGAAATTGGGGCGATCGCGCCAAGCCTATCCCCAAGATCAGTGGTTTCGAGTTGAAGGTCGCATGACCACAGAAACCCTCAACGACCGCCGCCAATTGGTACTAGTTGCTGAGACGATAACGCCGATTCCTGAACCTGAAAATCCCTTTATGTACTGA
- a CDS encoding cytochrome C — MKDLSISKIRQPWRWGVGAVLLLLCALVGTALAAIATPGGSGTVDVLPLNAQLGAQIYLQRCGSCHLAVPPETLPTQAWQVLIQDTNHYGATLEPIPRPELVPLWNYLRTYSRPLPEDAQIPFRVGRSPFFRILHPRVEVPQPVTLNGCAQCHPQATLFNFRELSPQWLDSP; from the coding sequence ATGAAGGACTTGAGTATATCCAAGATTAGACAACCCTGGCGCTGGGGGGTAGGGGCAGTCCTGTTGCTGCTCTGTGCCCTAGTGGGTACTGCCCTAGCAGCGATCGCCACCCCCGGTGGGAGCGGCACTGTCGATGTTTTGCCCTTAAATGCCCAGTTGGGGGCGCAAATTTATCTGCAGCGCTGTGGCAGTTGCCATCTCGCGGTGCCCCCGGAAACACTGCCCACTCAGGCATGGCAGGTGCTGATTCAAGATACCAATCACTACGGCGCGACCCTCGAACCCATCCCCCGCCCAGAGTTAGTGCCGCTGTGGAACTATTTGCGCACCTATTCGCGACCGCTTCCTGAGGATGCCCAAATCCCCTTTCGCGTGGGGCGATCGCCCTTCTTTCGCATCCTCCATCCCCGTGTTGAAGTGCCGCAGCCAGTCACCCTCAATGGCTGTGCCCAGTGTCATCCCCAGGCCACCCTCTTTAACTTTCGTGAGCTCAGTCCGCAGTGGCTGGATTCCCCCTAG
- a CDS encoding GNAT family N-acetyltransferase has protein sequence MTDMLVRLYDLAVDWPAVMAHQQQGIHYRQPLGSEVDWIVQWVGDRFSAGWRSEVAIAFTQRPPRGLIAVQEGELLGFACYDAAALGLFGPMAVAEPHRGRGIGRLLLQLTLAQMRSAGYGYAVIGWVASEAFYAKTVGAMPIPDSRPGLWQTALRISRSGS, from the coding sequence ATGACCGATATGCTGGTCAGGCTCTACGATCTGGCGGTGGATTGGCCCGCCGTGATGGCGCATCAACAGCAGGGGATTCACTATCGGCAGCCCTTGGGATCGGAAGTGGATTGGATTGTGCAGTGGGTGGGCGATCGCTTTAGTGCCGGTTGGCGGAGTGAAGTGGCGATCGCCTTCACCCAGCGCCCCCCACGGGGACTGATTGCGGTTCAAGAGGGGGAACTGCTGGGCTTTGCCTGCTATGATGCCGCCGCCCTAGGACTGTTTGGACCCATGGCGGTGGCAGAACCGCACCGAGGACGGGGAATTGGTCGCCTTCTCTTGCAGTTAACCTTGGCTCAAATGCGCAGTGCAGGCTATGGCTATGCCGTCATTGGTTGGGTCGCCTCAGAGGCATTTTATGCAAAGACCGTTGGCGCAATGCCCATTCCCGATTCTCGCCCTGGCCTCTGGCAAACTGCCCTGAGGATCAGCCGATCAGGCTCTTAA
- a CDS encoding SDR family oxidoreductase: MYLVTGATGQLGLRVVRRCIAWGLPVRAFVRLTSQYDLLKEWGAEIFIGDLQQPRDIQAAMGGVEVVICCHGSQLLGRAIQGIDYRATLDVIQAAQEQGVRYLTLISPLAVTGDRQQSPFLKAKYEVEQVLISSGLNYGIFRCPTLMSSLLPLAARFQQTGVYVILGDPQHRLQLLSPDDLARCILIASQASQPAIFSMAHPEVLTRQEIADRLGRFFNKRPFVMTLPLSVIDGARQLLGVMSRDLEASLGTLRTLLAYESLCPASEIERAQTYFQLSFESLETFLDRYF, encoded by the coding sequence ATGTACTTGGTCACGGGTGCCACAGGACAACTAGGTTTGCGGGTGGTGCGCCGCTGTATCGCGTGGGGGCTACCTGTACGGGCGTTTGTGCGCCTAACGAGCCAATACGATCTTCTCAAGGAATGGGGTGCTGAGATTTTCATTGGCGATCTACAACAGCCCCGCGATATTCAGGCTGCCATGGGGGGAGTGGAGGTGGTCATTTGCTGCCATGGTAGTCAGTTACTCGGCCGTGCCATTCAAGGGATTGATTACCGCGCCACGTTGGATGTAATTCAGGCGGCTCAGGAACAGGGGGTGCGCTATCTAACGCTGATTTCTCCTCTGGCGGTGACGGGCGATCGCCAGCAGTCCCCCTTTCTCAAAGCCAAGTACGAAGTCGAGCAGGTGCTCATCAGCAGTGGTCTCAACTACGGCATTTTTCGCTGTCCCACCCTGATGTCGAGTTTGCTTCCCCTTGCGGCGCGCTTTCAGCAGACGGGGGTTTACGTTATCCTTGGCGATCCGCAGCATCGGCTACAACTGCTCAGTCCCGATGATTTAGCCCGTTGTATTCTCATTGCCAGTCAAGCCAGTCAGCCAGCAATTTTTAGCATGGCGCATCCAGAGGTTTTAACCCGCCAAGAGATTGCTGATCGCCTCGGTCGCTTTTTCAATAAACGCCCCTTTGTCATGACACTGCCCCTGAGTGTCATTGATGGTGCTCGCCAGTTGCTCGGCGTCATGAGTCGCGATTTGGAAGCCAGTCTTGGGACGCTGCGGACGCTGTTGGCCTATGAAAGTCTTTGCCCGGCCAGTGAAATTGAGCGTGCCCAAACCTATTTTCAGCTCTCCTTTGAATCCCTAGAGACATTCTTGGATCGCTACTTTTAG
- a CDS encoding peptidoglycan recognition family protein, which yields MLPRGQGLRFLISLAIATVVVLFLWSAMIGSISKGDPPLDRSQAVSINDPQFDPPAESLSPLPESSPETPLLPLQPSNGAAYDRLFAQVRQVHQQCAAAPPWYSVPADPTNFGDRYRSDFQGQVLDHEPLIVLHETVASAQSALNFFQTPHQRDEEQASYHELITLNGWLLHLVPWSKRAYGAGNSAFGKEAVQTNPRLAPSVNNFALHFSLETPPQGRHNGSSHTGYTDAQYRALAWLVAQTGIDRQRVTTHAAVDRSGERIDPRSFDWVKFKRYWQLYRDRPCGDPPR from the coding sequence ATGTTGCCTCGTGGCCAAGGCCTGCGGTTTCTGATTTCCCTAGCGATCGCCACCGTGGTTGTGCTCTTCCTTTGGAGTGCCATGATTGGCTCTATTTCCAAGGGAGATCCACCCCTTGATCGCAGCCAAGCCGTATCTATTAATGATCCCCAATTTGATCCCCCAGCGGAATCGTTGTCCCCCTTGCCAGAGTCCTCCCCTGAGACTCCCCTACTGCCTCTCCAGCCCAGTAACGGCGCTGCCTACGATCGCCTCTTTGCTCAAGTGCGCCAAGTTCATCAACAGTGTGCGGCTGCCCCCCCTTGGTACAGTGTGCCCGCCGATCCCACCAATTTTGGCGATCGCTACCGTAGCGATTTTCAGGGTCAAGTGCTGGATCATGAACCCCTGATTGTTTTACATGAAACGGTGGCCTCTGCCCAATCAGCCCTCAACTTTTTCCAAACGCCGCATCAGCGCGATGAAGAACAGGCGAGCTACCATGAATTGATTACCCTCAACGGTTGGCTGCTGCACTTAGTGCCCTGGTCGAAGCGAGCCTATGGTGCCGGCAATTCCGCCTTTGGCAAAGAAGCGGTGCAGACAAATCCCCGCCTTGCCCCTTCGGTGAATAATTTTGCCCTCCACTTTTCCCTAGAAACACCGCCCCAGGGGCGCCACAATGGCTCTAGCCATACTGGCTACACCGATGCTCAATACCGTGCCTTGGCGTGGCTAGTGGCGCAAACGGGAATTGATCGCCAACGGGTGACAACCCATGCGGCGGTCGATCGCTCCGGGGAACGTATAGATCCGCGTAGCTTTGATTGGGTTAAATTTAAGCGCTATTGGCAGCTCTATCGCGATCGCCCCTGTGGAGATCCCCCTCGCTAA